Proteins encoded together in one Vicinamibacterales bacterium window:
- a CDS encoding prolyl oligopeptidase family serine peptidase produces MTPRTNAMVWRLVVPVALAVLPLSLAAQSGAQRTPDDILKAQGYQTPPGELADAVTAKRYLNVSLTSPSPDKKWFVDEIGDGPVLMKTFAKPFHELGGLFVDHKANRSRTLTIRNNVGIQLISAADGTRKPIQVPAGARVSNATWSPDSKSVAFFVHGEDATHIWVADAATGAARQATKTPVLATLVTTFEFTQDGRQIGTVLVPDARAAMPQMPAAPPGPTVKLAMESDKNRLRTFPSLMSTPYEEQLLEWHATGQLALVDVAKGSVRKIGAPAMIRAIDLAPDGRYARVTRMLRPFSYDVPVANFGQIEEIWDDSGKVLAKVSDRPINLGVQDDAPNPDPQAPPQGGGGGRGGQQTGKREVAWRTDGQGLTFVEQEPAAARSPAGQANRGGAPAPADDQPPAGGRRGAGGGDQAPPRKDRVYQWLPPFDAASQKVVYENPTRISGHRYSPDMQILFFSERAGQNALESAVYLNDTTKKYTLARYRADDVYANPGTLVSTRGTGGGGGRAGGAGGRGGGGGTGPVQLSADGTSVFFMGTAYDRNPNEVAPKAFVDRISIRTGEKERIFEGENNGIAERVAVVIDPDARKFVLSRESPKEVPQNHLLDGGRRVQLTKNVDPHEDLTMAKVEKFVAERADGFRFRVKVTLPPDYRAGTRLPALFWFYPREYSSQEEYDRPDRTSNKNDFTAFNQRSMEYFVRLGYAVVSNDAPIIGPQGQMNNNYINDLRNNLAATIDELDRRQIIDRQRLAIGGHSYGAFSTVNAMVHTPFFKAGIAGDGAYNRTLTPIGFQTERRDLWEAPNVYLGMSPFLYANNLTGALLMYHGLADQNVGTDPTNSIRLYHALNGLGKPTALYLYPLEDHGPATRETLLDLWARWGAWLDKYVKNPQKADPRKTTTNEQPSVVR; encoded by the coding sequence ATGACGCCACGAACGAACGCGATGGTGTGGCGGCTGGTGGTGCCGGTCGCACTGGCGGTGCTGCCGCTGTCGCTGGCCGCGCAGAGCGGCGCGCAGCGGACACCGGACGACATTCTGAAGGCGCAAGGCTACCAGACGCCGCCGGGCGAACTGGCGGATGCCGTCACCGCGAAGCGCTATCTCAACGTGTCGCTGACCTCGCCGAGCCCCGACAAGAAATGGTTCGTCGACGAGATCGGCGACGGTCCCGTCCTGATGAAGACCTTCGCGAAGCCGTTTCACGAGCTCGGCGGCCTGTTCGTCGACCACAAGGCGAACCGCTCGCGGACGTTGACGATTCGCAACAACGTCGGCATCCAGCTGATCTCCGCCGCCGACGGCACCAGGAAGCCGATCCAGGTCCCCGCCGGGGCGCGCGTGTCGAACGCCACGTGGTCGCCGGACAGCAAGAGCGTGGCGTTCTTCGTCCACGGCGAGGACGCGACGCACATCTGGGTCGCCGACGCTGCGACCGGCGCGGCGCGGCAGGCGACGAAGACGCCCGTGCTCGCGACGCTCGTCACCACCTTCGAGTTCACGCAGGACGGCAGGCAGATCGGCACCGTGCTCGTGCCGGACGCGCGCGCGGCGATGCCGCAGATGCCTGCGGCGCCGCCCGGACCGACCGTCAAGCTGGCGATGGAGTCCGACAAGAACCGGCTGCGCACGTTCCCCAGCCTGATGTCGACGCCGTACGAAGAGCAGCTCCTCGAGTGGCACGCGACCGGGCAGCTGGCGCTCGTCGACGTGGCCAAGGGCAGCGTCAGGAAGATCGGCGCGCCGGCGATGATCCGCGCCATCGACCTCGCGCCGGACGGCAGGTACGCGCGCGTCACCCGCATGCTGCGGCCGTTCTCATACGACGTACCGGTCGCGAACTTCGGCCAGATCGAAGAGATCTGGGACGACTCGGGCAAGGTGCTCGCGAAGGTGAGCGATCGTCCGATCAATCTCGGGGTGCAGGACGACGCGCCCAACCCGGATCCGCAGGCGCCGCCGCAGGGCGGAGGCGGCGGCCGCGGCGGGCAGCAGACCGGGAAGCGCGAAGTCGCCTGGCGGACCGACGGCCAGGGGCTCACGTTCGTCGAGCAGGAGCCCGCCGCCGCACGGTCGCCGGCCGGGCAGGCAAACCGCGGCGGCGCGCCCGCTCCCGCGGACGATCAGCCGCCCGCAGGCGGACGCCGCGGCGCCGGCGGCGGCGATCAGGCGCCGCCGCGCAAGGACCGCGTCTACCAGTGGCTGCCGCCGTTCGACGCCGCGAGCCAGAAGGTCGTCTACGAGAACCCGACGCGCATCAGCGGCCACCGCTACTCGCCGGACATGCAGATCCTCTTCTTCAGCGAGCGTGCCGGCCAGAACGCCCTCGAGAGCGCCGTCTACCTGAACGACACGACGAAGAAGTACACGCTGGCGCGCTACCGCGCGGACGACGTCTACGCCAATCCCGGCACCCTGGTGTCGACGCGCGGCACGGGCGGCGGCGGCGGACGCGCCGGCGGCGCCGGCGGACGCGGCGGCGGTGGCGGCACCGGCCCCGTGCAGCTCTCGGCCGACGGCACCAGCGTGTTCTTCATGGGCACGGCCTACGACCGCAACCCGAACGAGGTCGCGCCGAAGGCGTTCGTCGACAGGATTTCGATCAGGACCGGTGAGAAGGAGCGCATCTTCGAGGGGGAGAACAACGGCATCGCCGAACGCGTCGCCGTCGTCATCGATCCGGACGCCAGGAAATTCGTGCTGTCGCGCGAGAGCCCGAAGGAGGTCCCGCAGAACCATCTGCTCGACGGCGGCCGCCGCGTCCAGCTCACGAAGAACGTCGATCCGCACGAGGATCTCACCATGGCGAAGGTGGAGAAGTTCGTCGCCGAGCGCGCCGACGGCTTCAGGTTCCGCGTCAAGGTGACGCTGCCGCCCGACTACCGCGCCGGCACGCGGCTGCCGGCGCTGTTCTGGTTCTATCCGCGGGAGTACTCGAGCCAGGAGGAGTACGACCGCCCGGATCGCACCTCGAACAAGAACGACTTCACGGCCTTCAACCAGCGCTCGATGGAGTACTTCGTGCGCCTCGGCTACGCCGTGGTGTCGAACGACGCGCCGATCATCGGCCCGCAGGGGCAGATGAACAACAACTACATCAACGATCTGCGCAACAATCTCGCCGCGACGATCGACGAGCTGGATCGGCGGCAGATCATCGACCGCCAGCGGCTCGCGATCGGCGGCCACAGCTACGGCGCGTTCTCGACCGTCAACGCCATGGTGCACACGCCGTTCTTCAAGGCCGGCATCGCCGGCGACGGCGCCTACAACCGCACGCTCACCCCCATCGGGTTCCAGACCGAACGCCGCGACCTGTGGGAAGCGCCGAACGTCTACCTCGGCATGTCGCCGTTCCTCTACGCGAACAACCTGACCGGCGCGCTGCTGATGTATCACGGGCTCGCCGACCAGAACGTCGGCACCGACCCGACCAATTCGATCCGGCTGTATCACGCGCTGAACGGGCTCGGCAAACCGACCGCGCTCTATCTCTATCCGCTCGAGGACCATGGCCCGGCGACCCGGGAGACGCTGCTCGATCTGTGGGCGCGCTGGGGGGCGTGGCTCGACAAGTACGTGAAGAACCCGCAGAAGGCGGATCCGAGGAAGACCACGACCAACGAGCAGCCGTCGGTGGTCCGTTAG
- a CDS encoding ABC transporter permease, giving the protein MQTLTSDLRYALRTLAKSPAYAAVTILTLALGIGANTAIFSVVNGVMLKPLPYPQPERLMFITSTFPALGFDRFWVSLPEWAEFKERNRSFSGVGAYREGAVNLGSPERPRRVNSVVVTPELLDVLGVPPLRGRLFKQDDSPVGAEDVGILAYGTWQSDFGGDETVLGRVIQIDGTPTRIVGIMPPGFDIHDQRVEVFLPLTIDPSTFPNRRGGHFLYLIGRLKDGVTQGQAEADLKTMIEQWRQLSGNRHAPSALPNQTHLLQMQPMKSDMVGGIGAALWVLQGAVGFVLLIACANLANLILARAESRQKEFAIRSALGAGRWRLLRQFLTEGVLLALIGGALGAALGFGGLRAMLAANPDSIPRALEIALDWKVLLFTLGISILTGLIFGMAPLLHLREDVVTISLKEGGQRTTAGTARARLRSGLVMAEVALAVVLVVGAGLLLRSFQKLMTVDAGFNRDRLVTFGLVLPAAAYQRADQRVAFFDRLGARLKQVAGVSGVARMSGLPPNRPVNANDTDFEGYTPTGPDQPAENVDYYQTVNVDYLQTMGIPIVKGRGFEPADVNGAAVAVVNETLEKTFFTFRKLEAVGQRINVFTGPGASTPFTIVGVVRDVKQGGMGKKTGTELYFLNEQSPRLLNTAATSMNFVVRSSLPEQTIAQEIQRAVREQDATLPVVRFRTMEQVFADSAARPRFLATLLGIFAALALVLAAIGTYGILSYSVSERTKEIGIHMALGATRGSVLGMILGQGMRLTIVGLVAGLIASFGLTRLLQAQLFNVRPTDPLTLSAVTAFIAMVAFVACYVPAQRATRVDPMVTLRDS; this is encoded by the coding sequence ATGCAGACGCTGACGTCCGACCTCCGCTACGCGCTGCGCACGCTGGCCAAGAGCCCGGCCTACGCCGCGGTCACGATCCTCACCCTCGCGCTCGGCATCGGCGCCAACACCGCCATCTTCAGCGTCGTCAACGGCGTGATGCTGAAGCCGCTGCCGTACCCGCAGCCCGAGCGGCTGATGTTCATCACCAGCACGTTTCCGGCCCTCGGCTTCGATCGCTTCTGGGTGTCGCTGCCCGAATGGGCCGAGTTCAAGGAGCGGAACCGCTCGTTCAGCGGCGTCGGCGCCTACCGGGAAGGCGCGGTGAATCTCGGCTCCCCCGAGCGGCCGCGGCGCGTGAACTCGGTCGTGGTCACGCCCGAGCTGCTCGACGTGCTCGGCGTGCCGCCGCTCCGCGGGCGGCTGTTCAAGCAGGACGACTCGCCGGTCGGCGCCGAAGACGTCGGCATTCTCGCCTACGGCACCTGGCAGAGCGACTTCGGCGGCGACGAAACGGTGCTCGGCCGCGTGATCCAGATCGACGGCACGCCGACGCGGATCGTGGGCATCATGCCGCCCGGCTTCGACATCCACGACCAGCGCGTCGAAGTGTTCCTGCCGCTGACGATCGACCCGTCGACCTTTCCCAATCGCCGCGGCGGCCACTTCCTCTATCTGATCGGCCGCCTGAAGGACGGCGTGACCCAGGGGCAGGCGGAGGCGGATCTCAAGACGATGATCGAGCAGTGGCGGCAATTGAGCGGCAACCGCCACGCGCCGAGCGCGCTCCCCAACCAGACGCACCTCCTGCAGATGCAGCCGATGAAGTCCGACATGGTCGGCGGCATCGGCGCGGCGCTGTGGGTGCTGCAGGGGGCGGTGGGCTTCGTGCTGCTGATCGCGTGCGCCAATCTGGCGAATCTCATCCTCGCCCGCGCCGAGTCGCGTCAGAAGGAGTTCGCCATCCGCTCCGCGCTCGGCGCCGGCCGCTGGCGCCTCCTCCGCCAGTTCCTGACCGAAGGCGTGCTGCTCGCGCTGATCGGCGGCGCCCTTGGCGCGGCCCTCGGGTTCGGCGGCCTGCGCGCCATGCTCGCCGCCAATCCCGACAGCATCCCCCGCGCCCTCGAGATCGCGCTCGACTGGAAGGTGCTGCTGTTCACGCTCGGGATCTCGATCCTGACCGGCTTGATCTTCGGGATGGCGCCGCTGCTCCATCTGCGTGAGGACGTCGTCACGATCTCGCTCAAGGAAGGCGGCCAGCGAACGACCGCCGGCACCGCCCGTGCGCGCCTGCGCAGCGGACTCGTCATGGCCGAAGTCGCCCTCGCCGTGGTGCTCGTCGTCGGCGCCGGGCTCCTGCTGCGCAGCTTTCAGAAGCTGATGACGGTGGACGCCGGTTTCAACCGCGACCGCCTGGTGACGTTCGGCCTGGTGCTGCCCGCGGCGGCATACCAGCGCGCCGACCAGCGCGTCGCGTTCTTCGACCGCCTCGGCGCGCGCCTCAAGCAAGTGGCGGGCGTCAGCGGGGTCGCGCGCATGAGCGGCCTTCCACCGAACCGGCCCGTCAACGCGAACGATACCGACTTCGAGGGCTACACGCCCACCGGCCCGGATCAACCGGCGGAGAACGTCGATTACTACCAGACCGTCAACGTCGACTACCTCCAGACGATGGGGATCCCGATCGTCAAGGGGCGGGGCTTCGAGCCGGCGGACGTCAATGGCGCGGCGGTGGCCGTGGTGAACGAGACGCTCGAGAAGACGTTCTTCACATTCCGCAAGCTCGAAGCCGTGGGGCAGCGGATCAACGTCTTCACCGGACCCGGCGCCAGCACGCCGTTCACGATCGTCGGCGTCGTCCGCGACGTGAAGCAGGGCGGGATGGGGAAGAAGACCGGCACCGAGCTCTACTTCCTCAACGAGCAGTCGCCGCGCCTGTTGAACACCGCCGCCACCAGCATGAACTTCGTCGTGCGCTCGTCGCTGCCCGAGCAGACGATCGCGCAGGAGATTCAGCGCGCCGTCCGCGAGCAGGATGCGACGCTGCCCGTCGTCCGGTTCCGGACGATGGAACAGGTGTTCGCCGATTCGGCGGCGCGCCCGCGATTCCTCGCGACGCTGCTCGGGATCTTCGCCGCGCTCGCGCTCGTCCTCGCCGCCATCGGCACCTACGGCATCCTCTCGTATTCGGTGAGCGAGCGGACGAAGGAGATCGGGATCCACATGGCGCTCGGCGCCACCCGCGGCAGCGTCCTGGGCATGATCCTCGGGCAGGGAATGCGCCTCACCATCGTCGGACTGGTGGCCGGGCTGATCGCGTCGTTCGGCTTGACGCGGCTGCTGCAGGCGCAGTTGTTCAACGTGCGCCCGACCGATCCGCTGACGCTGAGCGCGGTCACCGCATTCATCGCCATGGTCGCGTTCGTCGCCTGCTACGTGCCCGCCCAGCGCGCCACCCGCGTCGATCCGATGGTGACGCTGCGGGATTCGTGA
- a CDS encoding helix-turn-helix transcriptional regulator, whose amino-acid sequence MIAGPMARTDLGDLEHLVLLAILRLGADAYGIPILDEVAAQSGRDVSRATVYVALKRLEQKGLVSSRLGDSTPERGGRAKRFFRLKPSGLKALRESREMFLNLWRDYESVLDRA is encoded by the coding sequence ATGATCGCCGGACCGATGGCGCGCACCGATCTCGGCGACCTGGAGCATCTCGTGCTGCTGGCGATTCTGCGGCTCGGGGCCGACGCCTACGGCATTCCCATCCTCGACGAAGTCGCGGCGCAGAGCGGGCGCGACGTCTCCCGCGCCACCGTCTACGTCGCGCTCAAACGGCTCGAGCAGAAGGGGCTGGTGAGCTCGCGCCTCGGCGACAGCACGCCCGAGCGCGGCGGGCGCGCCAAGCGCTTCTTCAGGCTGAAGCCCTCCGGACTCAAGGCGCTGCGCGAGTCGCGCGAGATGTTCCTCAACCTGTGGCGCGACTACGAATCGGTGCTGGACCGCGCATGA
- a CDS encoding serine hydrolase domain-containing protein: MSLRALILGVTVVAATSASAVARQIASESGRRPSVLEQREAIDTIFAPWTASGSPGCAVGVFRNGAMAFANGYGLASLEHGVPITPESVFYAGSVSKQFTAFAAALAMSRGQLAYEDSIRKYLPELPPYADAIRIRHLLHHTAGLRDYNTLLAIAGRRDEDAWDNRAVLRITARQHALNFEPGSEYLYSNTGYTLLATIVERATGTPFAAYADEQIFKPLGMTSSHFHTDARRLVTHRALGYGGRSGAWTMDTPINERAGAGGLYTSIPDLLKWDENFYTAKVGGPAVIAQVQTRGTLNDGTTLPYAWGLQIGEWSARAIVEHSGSLGGYRAHLFRVPAARTSVALLCNTATASTASLARQVAALVLDGRTEAPRLPAGAAGSIIGRVPDATTAAANRAYAGTFHSEELDATFTVTARGDELWMQRETDVAPSVLRLEGPTDHFGFRSYTVKFVRDSARTVTGFTIDAGRVRGIVFSKR, translated from the coding sequence ATGAGCCTTCGCGCGCTGATCCTCGGCGTCACCGTCGTCGCGGCCACGTCGGCTTCTGCCGTCGCGCGCCAGATCGCCTCGGAGTCGGGACGCCGGCCATCGGTTCTCGAGCAGCGCGAGGCCATCGACACGATCTTCGCTCCGTGGACGGCGAGCGGATCACCAGGGTGCGCAGTCGGCGTGTTCCGGAACGGCGCGATGGCGTTCGCGAACGGCTACGGACTGGCTTCGCTCGAGCACGGCGTGCCGATCACACCCGAATCGGTGTTCTACGCGGGATCGGTATCGAAGCAGTTCACCGCGTTCGCCGCGGCGCTGGCGATGAGCCGGGGGCAGCTGGCCTACGAGGACTCGATCCGGAAGTACCTGCCCGAGCTGCCGCCCTATGCCGACGCGATCCGCATCCGGCATCTCCTGCACCACACCGCCGGGCTGCGTGATTACAACACGCTGCTGGCGATCGCCGGCCGCCGCGACGAGGATGCGTGGGACAACCGCGCGGTGCTGCGGATCACGGCGCGGCAGCACGCGCTCAACTTCGAACCCGGCTCGGAGTACCTGTACTCCAATACCGGTTACACGCTGCTCGCGACCATCGTGGAGCGCGCCACCGGCACGCCGTTCGCGGCGTACGCCGATGAGCAGATCTTCAAGCCGCTCGGCATGACCAGCTCGCACTTCCATACCGACGCCCGCCGGCTCGTCACGCATCGCGCTCTCGGCTACGGCGGACGAAGCGGCGCCTGGACGATGGACACGCCGATCAACGAGCGCGCCGGCGCCGGCGGCCTGTACACCAGCATTCCGGATCTGCTGAAGTGGGACGAGAACTTCTACACGGCGAAGGTCGGCGGCCCGGCCGTGATCGCGCAGGTCCAGACCCGCGGCACGCTGAACGACGGCACGACGCTGCCCTATGCCTGGGGCCTGCAGATCGGCGAATGGAGCGCACGCGCGATCGTCGAGCATTCCGGCTCGCTCGGCGGGTATCGCGCCCACCTCTTCCGCGTGCCGGCGGCGCGGACATCCGTCGCGCTGCTCTGCAACACCGCGACCGCGTCGACCGCCTCGCTGGCGCGTCAAGTGGCCGCGCTCGTCCTCGACGGCAGAACGGAGGCGCCGCGCCTGCCGGCGGGCGCGGCGGGCAGCATCATCGGACGCGTCCCGGATGCGACCACGGCCGCCGCGAACCGCGCGTATGCGGGAACGTTCCACAGCGAGGAGCTCGATGCCACCTTCACCGTCACGGCGCGCGGCGACGAGTTGTGGATGCAGCGCGAAACGGATGTGGCGCCGTCGGTGCTGCGGTTGGAGGGGCCGACCGATCACTTCGGCTTCCGCAGCTATACGGTGAAGTTCGTGCGCGACTCGGCGCGGACCGTGACCGGCTTCACCATCGACGCCGGACGCGTCCGCGGCATCGTCTTCTCGAAGCGGTAG
- a CDS encoding DMT family transporter: protein MLRAYFALALAVSGIAWSAIFVRWAGVPGPVSAFYRVLTAGLVLFAWRALRGSTRQVSRRALWFAVAGGVFFALDLALWNTAVMRSQAAVAAILGNNTPIFVGILTWLVFRRRPGAAFWIGLALALGGCLLVLGASLNPGSARGSLSGNLLAIAASAFFAAYMVVTEHVRSSMDTLTFNAVTIAASVASLLAVCMAMGMPLSGFTPRTWTVLVALGLVSQLFAYFALVYALGHLPATITSVALLAQVPCTAALAWLLLDEPLTPAQITGGAVVLAGIYVVNRGDDRRSLSDGEHP from the coding sequence GTGCTGCGCGCTTATTTCGCGTTGGCGCTCGCGGTGTCGGGAATCGCGTGGTCCGCGATCTTCGTTCGCTGGGCGGGCGTGCCGGGTCCGGTGTCGGCGTTCTATCGCGTGCTGACGGCCGGGCTCGTCCTGTTCGCGTGGCGGGCGCTGCGCGGGTCGACACGTCAGGTGAGCCGCCGCGCGCTCTGGTTCGCGGTGGCCGGCGGTGTGTTCTTCGCGCTCGACCTGGCGCTCTGGAACACCGCGGTCATGCGCTCGCAGGCGGCGGTCGCGGCGATCCTCGGCAACAACACGCCGATCTTCGTCGGCATCCTGACCTGGCTCGTCTTCCGCCGGCGTCCCGGGGCGGCGTTCTGGATCGGGCTGGCGCTGGCGCTCGGCGGATGTCTGCTCGTGCTCGGCGCCAGCCTGAACCCCGGGTCCGCGCGCGGCTCGCTCTCCGGCAATCTGCTCGCCATCGCGGCGAGTGCGTTCTTCGCGGCCTACATGGTGGTGACCGAACACGTGCGATCGTCCATGGATACGCTGACCTTCAACGCCGTCACCATCGCCGCCAGCGTCGCGTCGCTGCTCGCCGTCTGCATGGCGATGGGGATGCCGCTCAGCGGGTTCACGCCGCGCACGTGGACGGTGCTGGTCGCGCTCGGTCTGGTGTCGCAGTTGTTCGCCTACTTCGCGCTGGTCTACGCACTCGGCCATCTGCCCGCCACGATCACCTCGGTCGCGCTCCTGGCGCAGGTGCCCTGCACCGCGGCGCTCGCCTGGCTGCTGCTCGACGAACCATTGACGCCGGCGCAGATCACCGGCGGCGCGGTGGTGCTGGCGGGGATTTACGTGGTGAACCGCGGCGATGACCGCCGCTCGCTGAGCGATGGAGAGCATCCATGA